Proteins from a genomic interval of Triplophysa dalaica isolate WHDGS20190420 chromosome 21, ASM1584641v1, whole genome shotgun sequence:
- the tbce gene encoding tubulin-specific chaperone E, which yields MTQEVSEDAVGRRVCCDGERGTVRYVGTVPPTAGLWLGVEWDNADRGKHDGSHDGARYFTCRHPTGGSFVRPKKASFGVDYLTALKQRYEVELQEVIGEEVKISTRTVMMVGFEGVKQKQRLENLTEIGLRRCEVSGPGPENEIRNTTPLAQSLDLSGNLLSSWEVVAAIAEQLSSLEILQLSHNRLSISSKPSSLSPVFSCLRVLSLNSCALTWSQVLHCAPMWQKLEELYLADNDITELLQPVHVLQTLKVLDLSKNQIFQETLLEISHLPRLEKLNLSCTGLSVIHFSDVSAGNKTSSFPALKALFLDDNNISEWIVVNELEKLQCLVQLSCRRNPIIQKEKNPETSRQIFIARLGQLDLLDMRQIHADERRGAEIDYCKMFASAWLQAGGHGEPEKNQLSSEFITQHPRYLQLIHKYGVPNKDDVREEKPFALKNELLTVTFVCPEDADRKPIEKKLPASMIVQKVKGLLHRLLKLPRAQFRLAYTCSKMAGREIEIDNDLKPLDFYSVEDGDNILVRWS from the exons ATGACTCAAGAGGTGTCAGAGGATGCTGTGGGCAGACGGGTGTGttgtgatggagagagaggaaCCGTGCGTTATGTGGGAACAGTGCCTCCCACCGCAG GTTTGTGGTTAGGAGTGGAGTGGGATAATGCAGACAGAGGCAAACATGATGGAAGCCATGATGGAGCGAGATACTTTACCTGCAG ACACCCGACGGGAGGCTCGTTCGTGCGTCCCAAAAAGGCCAGTTTCGGGGTGGATTATCTGACGGCTCTGAAACAGCGTTATGAGGTGGAACTACAGGAGGTCATCGGAGAGGAGGTGAAGATCTCCACCAGAACTGTGATGATGGTTGGATTTGAGGGCGTGAAACAGAAGCAGAG GTTGGAAAATCTGACAGAAATCGGCCTCAGGAGGTGTGAGGTGTCCGGTCCAGGCCCAGAGAATGAGATCAGAAACACCACACCGC tgGCTCAGTCTCTGGATCTTTCTGGAAATCTGCTGAGCTCGTGGGAGGTGGTGGCAGCTATCGCAGAACAGCTGAGCTCTCTGGAGATTCTCCAGCTCAG TCATAACAGATTGAGTATCTCCAGTAAACCCAGTAGTTTAAGTCCCGTCTTCTCGTGTCTGAGGGTGCTGTCACTCAACAGCTGTGCGCTCACCTGGTCTCAG GTTCTTCATTGCGCCCCCATGTGGCAAAAGTTAGAGGAGCTTTATCTCGCTGACAATGACATCACAGAATTACTCCA ACCTGTTCATGTTCTACAGACTTTGAAAGTTTTGGATCTGAGCAAGAATCAGATCTTTCAAGAGACACTGTTAGAGATCTCACATTTACCGCG ACTGGAGAAGCTCAATCTGTCGTGTACGGGTCTGTCTGTCATTCACTTCTCTGATGTCTCAGCAG GCAACAAGACATCCTCGTTTCCTGCACTGAAGGCTCTTTTTCTAGATGACAACAACATTTCAGAG TGGATTGTAGTGAATGAACTGGAGAAACTTCAGTGTCTGGTTCAGCTGTCGTGCAGGAGGAATCCAATAATACAGAAAGAGAAGAATCCAGAAACATCTCGACAGATCTTCATCGCTCGTCTGGGTCAGCTCGACCTGCTCGACATGAGACAG ATTCATGCAGACGAGCGGAGAGGCGCAGAGATCGATTACTGTAAGATGTTTGCATCTGCGTGGCTTCAGGCCGGAGGTCACGGTGAACCCGAGAAAAACCAGCTGAGCTCTGAGTTCATCACACAACACCCTCGATACCTTCAGCTCATCCACA aGTACGGCGTTCCAAACAAGGACGATGTGAGGGAAGAGAAGCCCTTCGCCTTAAAGAATGAGTTATTAA CCGTGACGTTTGTTTGTCCAGAGGATGCCGACAGAAAGCCCATCGAGAAGAAGCTTCCAG CTTCAATGATTGTTCAGAAGGTGAAGGGTCTGTTACACCGTCTGCTGAAGTTACCCAGAGCCCAGTTCAGACTCGCATACACCTGCTCCAAG ATGGCTGGCAGAGAGATCGAGATTGACAACGATCTAAAGCCACTGGACTTTTATTCTGTAGAAGACGGAGACAACATTCTGGTGCGCTGGTCCTGA